The DNA window TACACCTCGGCGCACAGCATCATGGCGCGCTGGTCGTAGGCACGCAGCGAGATCAGGCGGCGGCTGACATAGGGCGGGACATCGCCCGGCGCCAGCACCGCCTGCGTCACCTTGGCACGCACGTAGACCGGACCGGAACTGCGATAGGGCGAGTCGACGGCGTGGTGCAGATACGGGAGCAGCAGTACGTCTTCGCCGAGCGGCGCATCCTCCAGGCTGATGCGGCACGGATAGCCAGACGCGTCATCGACGCGGCAACGTCGCATGCCGCGCGTGGCCAAGGCCGCGTCGTCCATTGCGAAGAAGGGCTGGAAGGCCTGGTGGTCGAGACCGGAGAGCTGGAAACGGGACATGGGGGCACCGCGGATGGATCGAACACCAGCATGACCGCCGGCACGCCGCACCGCTCGCCGTTTGCGGACATCACATTGCGTTGCTCAGGACTTGCGCCTGGCCCGTGGATGCGCCCCGTCATAGACCTTGGCCAGGTGCTGAAAATCCAGGTGCGTATAGACCTGCGTG is part of the Pseudoxanthomonas sp. JBR18 genome and encodes:
- a CDS encoding DUF1203 domain-containing protein — its product is MSRFQLSGLDHQAFQPFFAMDDAALATRGMRRCRVDDASGYPCRISLEDAPLGEDVLLLPYLHHAVDSPYRSSGPVYVRAKVTQAVLAPGDVPPYVSRRLISLRAYDQRAMMLCAEVYQGIDVAQALDDLFANQDVAYAHLHNARQGCFSCLASRVA